The following coding sequences are from one Gadus morhua chromosome 10, gadMor3.0, whole genome shotgun sequence window:
- the LOC115552742 gene encoding uncharacterized protein LOC115552742, whose protein sequence is MELDHHIEQYFQRRYTNDEILAVLAEVHGVVLSKRTLERILREKRLWRRKGKTDVAEVAAFIEAQLQTSGQCHGYRWMYQKCWINGIITDRETVRVLLRLLDSEGVDLRSRNRLRRRVYHSRGPNYVWHIDGYDKLKPYGICISGCIDGFSRRLIWLEAYKTNNDPNVIAGYFMDAVLIAQGCPERLRVDLGTENVRLAEMQRFMHFSEGQLEIEHVTFGPSTGNQRIERWWLTLRSQCAQFWMDFFDKLKSDGYFADTFLDKSLVQFCFLSTIQAELEEVAFIWNEHRMRRVHNSRSPHGRPSIIHAVPQLYGATDYLYRPSLEKIEACLGECVYKDFPCDEDVFHICVGLMSEHGLELTNDVYKTVDLYVRLRQLINNELLQP, encoded by the exons ATGGAGTTGGATCACCACATTGAGCAATATTTCCAAAGACGATATACAAATGATGAAATTCTGGCAGTATTGGCTGAGGTGCATGGGGTAGTGCTGAGCAAGCGGACACTTGAAAGGATTCTGAGAGAGAAAAGATTGTGGCGCAGGAAGGGCAAGACAGATGTGGCCGAGGTGGCAGCTTTCATTGAAGCGCAACTCCAAACGTCTGGGCAGTGTCATGGCTACCGTTGGATGTACCAAAAATGTTGGATAAATGGCATTATTACCGACAGGGAAACAGTACGTGTTCTCTTGCGGCTGTTGGACAGTGAGGGAGTTGACCTGAGATCAAGAAATAGACTACGGCGGAGAGTATATCACAGCCGGGGTCCCAATTACGTCTGGCACATTGACGGCTATGACAAACTTAAACCGTATGGGATCTGTATAAGTGGATGCATAGATGGTTTTTCTAGGAGACTCATCTGGCTGGAGGCATACAAAACTAATAATGATCCGAACGTGATTGCTGGTTATTTCATGGATGCTGTACTAATAGCTCAAGGTTGCCCTGAACGATTACGGGTAGATTTAGGGACAGAAAATGTTCGTTTGGCCGAAATGCAAAGATTCATGCACTTTTCAGAGGGTCAACTTGAAATCGAACATGTCACATTTGGTCCAAGCACTGGCAACCAGCGCATTGAAAGATGGTGGCTGACATTACGCAGTCAGTGCGCCCAGTTTTGGATGGACTTTTTCGATAAATTGAAATCGGATGGATACTTCGCTGACACCTTCCTGGACAAGTCATTGGTCCAGTTCTGTTTTCTTTCCACAATTCAG GCAGAACTGGAGGAGGTCGCATTCATCTGGAATGAGCACAGGATGCGTCGAGTGCACAACTCACGAAGTCCTCATGGccgtccatccatcatccatgcaGTGCCTCAACTCTACGGGGCCACGGACTACCTGTATCGCCCAAGTCTGGAGAAGATCGAGGCCTGCTTGGGGGAGTGTGTTTACAAAGACTTCCcatgtgatgaagatgtgtTTCACATTTGTGTGGGGCTTATGTCTGAGCATGGCCTTGAATTAACTAACGACGTGTACAAGACAGTAGATCTGTATGTAAGACTTAGACAGCTAATTAACAATGAATTGCTACAGCCTTAA
- the LOC115552741 gene encoding uncharacterized protein LOC115552741, whose protein sequence is MDELCEFLRSRNVPEENIKQLENDKIDPNVLLLMNDDQLTEYLPSYGDRLAVLGYCRLKGKNPVARKSKLFERLKAKLAKSDDREHLSEKLPCQNAQKKERKIEIGWLNFRDGKFLQMRAKKGGGTRKISVSKNCCKDQLIEQAKNLFFPGQKNAEGNVQDFAIELTDFQERPLDPLTTVGDLYEVTKLPILRFYLATTKRDGCSENQLAASPNPPRPSLPLAEGQETADVVYASSSNVLSDTNSDPEPFDCSTVEMTDWASVSEVDAANAVDDFENSGTVTFFQGHQHDLDWVSLDDTLQTSPRASSSSTPTLDIAHVPIDQSERTKRIIVVHRGQILRELITHFLDASVMRDDVFIQVILPNGSLEMAVDEGGVLRDVLTEFWLDFYEQCTLGNAFKVPFLRHDFGKQQWESIGRIIAMGWQKEKYLPIKIAPVILEKVALGSVKSSLVDCFLKYVTESERLVFESCRSDFESVDQEELIEVMDLHSCRRMPTADNIEQLLEELAHQKLVQEPAFVLEQWSKVLAPFRSDLEGISEAYVNLHPTLRKVIRSISYPTTMNDQQKNIGKHLSTYLRESDAQHLSLFLRFCTGSDLFLGKTITLSFTNLQGMQRRPIAHTCGCYLELPIDYDNYPDFRHEMNKVLESGVWAMDIV, encoded by the exons ATGGATGAGTTGTGCGAGTTCTTGAGGTCGCGGAATGTACCAGAAGAAAACATAAAGCAACTGGAAAACGATAAG ATCGATCCCAATGTCCTCCTGCTCATGAACGACGACCAGTTAACCGAGTATCTACCATCATATGGAGACCGACTGGCTGTCCTTGGATATTGCAGATTGAAGGGGAAGAATCCTGTTGCCCGCAAATCAAAACTTTTTGAGCGACTGAAAGCCAAGTTAGCAAAAAGTGACGATCGTGAACACTTGTCTGAGAAGTTACCATGTCAAAATGCTCAGAAGAAAGAGCGTAAAATTGAAATTGGCTGGTTGAATTTCCGTGACGGGAAATTCTTACAAATGAGGGCCAAAAAGGGGGGCGGGACCAGGAAAATCTCTGTGTCCAAGAATTGTTGTAAAGATCAGTTAATTGAACAGGCCAAAAACCTGTTTTTCCCTGGTCAGAAAAATGCAGAAGGAAATGTTCAAGATTTTGCGATTGAACTAACTGATTTTCAGGAGCGCCCGTTAGATCCCCTGACTACAGTTGGGGATCTTTATGAAGTAACAAAGCTGCCCATTTTACGCTTTTACTTAGCAACAACCAAGAGGGATGGTTGCAGTGAGAATCAGCTTGCAGCCTCACCCAACCCCCCTAGGCCTAGTTTACCTCTAGCTGAAGGTCAGGAAACCGCAGATGTGGTATATGCTAGTAGCAGCAATGTCCTGTCTGATACAAACAGTGATCCTGAGCCCTTCGATTGCTCCACTGTTGAAATGACAGATTGGGCTAGTGTGAGCGAAGTTGATGCCGCCAATGCTGTAGATGACTTTGAGAATAGTGGCACAGTTACCTTTTTCCAAGGACACCAACATGATCTGGACTGGGTTAGCCTTGATGATACCTTACAAACGTCTCCTCGGGCATCAAGTTCATCTACTCCGACCCTAGATATTGCTCATGTGCCCATTGATCAGAGTGAAAGAACAAAGAGAATAATTGTTGTTCACCGTGGGCAGATCCTGAGAGAACTAATCACACATTTTTTGGACGCGAGTGTCATGCGAGATGATGTTTTCATCCAAGTAATTCTTCCCAATGGAAGTTTGGAAATGGCAGTTGATGAAGGTGGCGTGTTAAGGGATGTGCTAACTGAATTTTGGCTGGACTTTTATGAGCAATGCACTTTAGGAAATGCTTTCAAGGTGCCTTTTCTACGCCATGATTTTGGTAAGCAGCAGTGGGAAAGCATTGGCAGAATAATAGCAATGGGTTGGCAAAAAGAGAAGTACCTGCCTATAAAAATAGCCCCAGTAATTTTGGAGAAAGTTGCCCTGGGAAGTGTGAAGAGTAGTCTTGTTGACTGCTTCCTGAAATAtgtcacagagtcagagagattgGTGTTTGAATCCTGCCGTTCAGATTTTGAAAGTGTGGATCAGGAAGAATTGATTGAAGTAATGGATCTCCACAGCTGTCGAAGAATGCCAACCGCTGATAATATTGAACAGCTCTTGGAGGAGCTTGCCCACCAAAAGCTGGTTCAAGAACCCGCCTTTGTCCTAGAGCAGTGGAGCAAGGTGCTTGCACCCTTTAGGTCAGATTTGGAAGGCATTTCAGAAGCGTATGTAAATCTTCATCCAACACTGAGGAAGGTGATTAGGTCTATCTCTTACCCCACTACTATGAACGACCAGCAGAAGAACATAGGAAAGCATCTTAGCACTTACCTTAGAGAATCTGACGCACAGCACCTGTCTCTATTCCTTCGGTTTTGCACTGGCTCTGATTTGTTTCTTGGTAAGACCATTACTTTGAGCTTCACGAATTTGCAAGGTATGCAGAGACGGCCCATCGCCCACACATGTGGATGCTACTTGGAGTTGCCAATTGATTATGACAATTACCCGGATTTCAGACACGAAATGAACAAAGTATTGGAGAGTGGTGTGTGGGCAATGGACATAGTTTAG
- the LOC115552852 gene encoding uncharacterized protein LOC115552852 isoform X2 encodes MKVKMLWEQPQTEVVVAVIKSPPHAFTLRHADLVTLRPHELLNGEAIECYIRAALNKFEKSGRLLQMDHYVTGVILEGTRQQMSRHQMKKVDFDCFDGAVSFVNINDSHWRFVYLHAPSAQVFVIDPASSEIDHDISNKAAMTYRLYFKMRQNIQGRQHWSSIKWTAGTIKHNEQKDSTSCGVFVMQMARKVAESFPQIPASMTINPTSSSIRKLRAEMAETMLSSSVPRDEYCSICGLKDVPKTATTEAVVIDWTQCETCKRWFHDICITLNKSNSPETDLPWHCLLC; translated from the exons GTAAAGATGCTGTGGGAACAACCTCAAACAGAAGTAGTAGTGGCAGTTATTAAATCACCTCCTCATGCCTTTACTCTGAGGCATGCAGACTTGGTAACACTACGACCACATGAACTTCTTAATGGTGAG GCAATCGAATGCTACATTCGGGCTGCTCTTAATAAATTTGAAAAGTCTGGACGTCTGCTCCAGATGGATCACTATGTTACTGGTGTGATCCTTGAAGGCACAAGACAACAAATGTCTCGACACCAAATGAAAAAA GTGGActttgactgttttgatggtGCAGTGTCTTTTGTAAATATCAATGACAGTCACTGGAGGTTTGTG TATCTTCATGCTCCGTCAGCCCAAGTGTTTGTCATTGACCCTGCTTCTTCAGAGATTGACCATGACATCTCAAATAAGGCTGCAATGACTTACCG ATTGTATTTCAAAATGCGCCAAAACATACAAGGCAGGCAGCACTGGAGCAGCATTAAGTGGACAGCAGGAACCATAAAGCACAATGAACAAAAGGACAGCACAAGTTGTGGAGTGTTTGTGATGCAG ATGGCAAGAAAGGTTGCTGAAAGTTTTCCACAAATTCCTGCATCAATGACCATAAATCCAACAAGCAGCAGCATAAGAAAGCTGCGGGCTGAAATGGCAGAGACAATGCTCTCTTCCTCAG TACCAAGAGATGAGTATTGCTCAATCTGTGGACTCAAAGATGTCCCAAAAACGGCAACAACTGAAGCAGTTGTTATTGACTGG ACCCAATGTGAGACATGCAAGCGGTGGTTTCACGATATCTGCATTACCCTAAATAAAAGTAACTCCCCAGAAACTGACTTGCCATGGCACTGTCTTTTATGTTAA
- the LOC115552852 gene encoding uncharacterized protein LOC115552852 isoform X1 — protein MTEIGTTAKQKQDCSEKGEMTEIGTREKQKQDSRQKGEMTSEIVTREKQKQDSREKGEMTSEIVTREKQKQDSREKGEMTSEIGTRAKQKQDSRQKGEMTSEIVTRAKQKQDSREKGEMREKGTRAKQKQDSREKGEMREKGTRAKQKQDSREKGEMTEKGTRAEQEQDSREQGEMTSQTDTIGTEKQKWREEVKMLWEQPQTEVVVAVIKSPPHAFTLRHADLVTLRPHELLNGEAIECYIRAALNKFEKSGRLLQMDHYVTGVILEGTRQQMSRHQMKKVDFDCFDGAVSFVNINDSHWRFVYLHAPSAQVFVIDPASSEIDHDISNKAAMTYRLYFKMRQNIQGRQHWSSIKWTAGTIKHNEQKDSTSCGVFVMQMARKVAESFPQIPASMTINPTSSSIRKLRAEMAETMLSSSVPRDEYCSICGLKDVPKTATTEAVVIDWTQCETCKRWFHDICITLNKSNSPETDLPWHCLLC, from the exons ATGACAGAGATAGGGACAACAGCAAAGCAGAAACAGGACTGCAGTGAAAAAGGAGAAATGACCGAGATCGGGACAAGAGAAAAGCAGAAGCAGGACAGCAGGCAAAAAGGAGAAATGACTTCAGAGATAGTGACGAGAGAAAAGCAGAAACAGGACAGCAGGGAAAAAGGAGAAATGACTTCAGAGATAGTGACGAGAGAAAAGCAGAAACAGGACAGCAGGGAAAAAGGAGAAATGACTTCAGAGATAGGGACAAGAGCAAAGCAGAAACAAGACAGCAGGCAAAAAGGAGAAATGACTTCAGAGATAGTGACAAGAGCAAAGCAGAAACAGGACAGCAGGGAAAAGggagaaatgagagagaaagggacaagAGCAAAGCAGAAACAGGACAGTAGGGAAAAGggagaaatgagagagaaagggacaagAGCAAAGCAGAAACAGGACAGCAGGGAAAAGGGAGAAATGACAGAGAAAGGGACAAGagcagaacaggaacaggaCAGCAGAGAACAAGGAGAAATGACTTCACAAACAGATACAATAGGCACAGAGAAACAGAAGTGGAGAGAAGAG GTAAAGATGCTGTGGGAACAACCTCAAACAGAAGTAGTAGTGGCAGTTATTAAATCACCTCCTCATGCCTTTACTCTGAGGCATGCAGACTTGGTAACACTACGACCACATGAACTTCTTAATGGTGAG GCAATCGAATGCTACATTCGGGCTGCTCTTAATAAATTTGAAAAGTCTGGACGTCTGCTCCAGATGGATCACTATGTTACTGGTGTGATCCTTGAAGGCACAAGACAACAAATGTCTCGACACCAAATGAAAAAA GTGGActttgactgttttgatggtGCAGTGTCTTTTGTAAATATCAATGACAGTCACTGGAGGTTTGTG TATCTTCATGCTCCGTCAGCCCAAGTGTTTGTCATTGACCCTGCTTCTTCAGAGATTGACCATGACATCTCAAATAAGGCTGCAATGACTTACCG ATTGTATTTCAAAATGCGCCAAAACATACAAGGCAGGCAGCACTGGAGCAGCATTAAGTGGACAGCAGGAACCATAAAGCACAATGAACAAAAGGACAGCACAAGTTGTGGAGTGTTTGTGATGCAG ATGGCAAGAAAGGTTGCTGAAAGTTTTCCACAAATTCCTGCATCAATGACCATAAATCCAACAAGCAGCAGCATAAGAAAGCTGCGGGCTGAAATGGCAGAGACAATGCTCTCTTCCTCAG TACCAAGAGATGAGTATTGCTCAATCTGTGGACTCAAAGATGTCCCAAAAACGGCAACAACTGAAGCAGTTGTTATTGACTGG ACCCAATGTGAGACATGCAAGCGGTGGTTTCACGATATCTGCATTACCCTAAATAAAAGTAACTCCCCAGAAACTGACTTGCCATGGCACTGTCTTTTATGTTAA